A genomic region of Rhizobium sp. NXC24 contains the following coding sequences:
- the apbC gene encoding iron-sulfur cluster carrier protein ApbC, which produces MADITKEQVLETLRTVRGPDLEHNIVELGMVSDVFISDNKVYFSITVPAERAKELEPMRLAAERVIKELPGVKGALVALTADKKANAAGARPARPAPAQPHAHSHAHAPQQPPRAGKIGVPGIGAIIAVASGKGGVGKSTTAVNLALGLLANGLRVGILDADIYGPSMPRLLKISGRPTQIDGRIINPMENYGLKVMSMGFLVEEETAMIWRGPMVQSALLQMLREVAWGELDVLVVDMPPGTGDAQLTMAQQVPLAGAIIVSTPQDLALIDARKGLNMFRKVEVPVLGIVENMSYFIAPDTGTRYDIFGHGGARKEAERISVPFLGEVPLTMGIRETSDAGTPLVASDPNGTIAGIYRDIAAKVWAQVSNTPQRAAPSIVFE; this is translated from the coding sequence ATGGCAGACATCACCAAGGAACAGGTTCTGGAGACGCTGAGGACCGTTCGCGGCCCCGACCTGGAGCACAATATCGTTGAGCTCGGCATGGTCTCGGATGTCTTCATTTCCGACAACAAGGTCTATTTCTCGATCACGGTTCCGGCAGAGCGCGCCAAGGAGCTGGAACCGATGCGACTTGCGGCCGAGCGCGTGATCAAGGAATTGCCCGGCGTCAAAGGCGCCCTAGTCGCGCTGACGGCGGACAAGAAGGCCAATGCCGCTGGTGCGCGTCCGGCACGCCCGGCTCCCGCTCAGCCGCATGCCCATTCCCACGCCCATGCGCCGCAGCAGCCGCCTCGCGCCGGCAAGATCGGCGTACCCGGCATCGGCGCCATCATTGCGGTTGCCTCTGGCAAGGGCGGTGTCGGCAAGTCGACGACGGCCGTCAATCTCGCGCTGGGTCTGCTCGCCAATGGCCTGCGCGTCGGTATTCTGGATGCCGATATCTACGGCCCCTCCATGCCGCGCCTGTTGAAGATTTCCGGCCGGCCGACCCAGATCGACGGCCGCATCATCAACCCCATGGAGAATTACGGCCTCAAGGTCATGTCCATGGGCTTCCTCGTCGAAGAAGAGACGGCGATGATCTGGCGCGGGCCGATGGTACAGTCGGCGCTGCTGCAGATGCTGCGAGAAGTCGCCTGGGGCGAGCTAGACGTTCTCGTCGTCGATATGCCGCCGGGTACCGGCGACGCGCAGCTTACCATGGCGCAGCAGGTGCCGCTCGCTGGCGCCATCATCGTTTCGACACCGCAGGATCTGGCGCTGATCGACGCGCGCAAAGGCCTCAACATGTTCCGGAAGGTGGAAGTGCCCGTTCTCGGCATTGTCGAGAACATGAGCTATTTCATCGCTCCGGACACCGGCACCCGTTATGATATCTTCGGTCATGGTGGGGCGCGCAAGGAGGCGGAGCGCATCAGTGTACCCTTCCTCGGCGAAGTGCCGCTGACCATGGGCATCCGCGAGACGTCCGATGCCGGCACGCCGCTGGTTGCTTCCGACCCCAATGGCACGATCGCCGGCATCTATCGCGATATCGCCGCCAAAGTCTGGGCGCAGGTCAGTAACACACCTCAGCGCGCCGCACCCTCCATCGTCTTCGAATAA